The proteins below are encoded in one region of Candidatus Poribacteria bacterium:
- a CDS encoding M48 family metallopeptidase has product MSDAELQPVIDQLRRRLERRKARRSVPSDADLAERAQTLNRRYFGGKLSWRSIRYVTNQNRRYGSCCHEDGTIRISDRLKRYPRWVLDYVLVHELAHLIHPDHSPAFWEVVNRYPLTERARGFLIAVGMFPEDANEPFAEPDAEDTD; this is encoded by the coding sequence ATGAGCGACGCGGAGCTCCAGCCAGTCATCGACCAGCTTCGCCGTCGGCTCGAACGGCGCAAGGCGAGGCGTTCGGTTCCCAGCGACGCCGACCTGGCGGAACGCGCCCAGACGCTGAACCGCCGCTACTTCGGCGGGAAGCTCTCCTGGCGCTCGATCCGGTACGTGACGAACCAGAACCGGCGGTACGGTAGCTGCTGCCACGAGGACGGCACGATCCGCATCTCGGATCGGCTCAAGCGCTATCCGCGTTGGGTTCTCGACTACGTGCTGGTCCATGAGCTCGCCCACTTGATCCATCCCGACCACTCGCCCGCGTTCTGGGAGGTCGTCAACCGCTATCCGCTGACCGAGCGCGCTCGAGGGTTCCTCATCGCCGTCGGGATGTTCCCCGAAGACGCCAACGAGCCCTTCGCCGAGCCCGACGCCGAGGACACCGACTGA